A genomic segment from Nicotiana sylvestris chromosome 1, ASM39365v2, whole genome shotgun sequence encodes:
- the LOC104250121 gene encoding zinc finger protein ZAT9-like: protein MEKHKSCKLCSRKFANGRALGGHMRSHMMNLYIQQQQQKNHQISDETESIPSSSWSSEEENGEKSKILNLSDFSVEEAADDSVVLPDKESETESSKNPTRSRRSKRVRKSSIINPNFVKVTEYNSSLVETEPVSSISETSPEEDVAHCLMMLSRDNWIKQQVDHYSDEEEEEEYKEENSGVQVKVITKNRGRGKYRCETCNKNFRSYQALGGHRASHKKIKVSNYNNEVVENVGVIEEKIHECPICYRVFSSGQALGGHKRSHVIGVSTAAANISVPVFIPTAAKLEFSRNGGSLIDLNLPPPMEELDDEIISQVEVSAVSDDAEFVNPIKH, encoded by the coding sequence ATGGAGAAACACAAATCATGTAAGCTTTGCTCAAGAAAGTTTGCTAATGGTAGAGCTTTAGGTGGACATATGAGATCTCATATGATGAATCTctacatacaacaacaacaacaaaaaaatcacCAAATCAGTGATGAAACTGAGTCAATTCCATCATCTTCTTGGTCATCAGAAGAAGAAAATGGAGAAAAATCCAAAATCTTAAATCTTTCCGACTTCTCTGTAGAAGAAGCTGCTGATGACTCAGTTGTTCTTCCAGATAAAGAAAGTGAAACCGAGTCATCAAAAAACCCAACTCGTTCAAGAAGATCCAAAAGGGTCAGGAAATCAAGTATCATAAACCCCAATTTCGTGAAAGTTACAGAGTACAACTCATCATTGGTTGAAACAGAGCCAGTTAGTTCAATCTCAGAAACTTCACCTGAAGAAGATGTTGCACATTGTTTGATGATGTTATCGAGAGATAATTGGATTAAACAACAAGTTGATCACTACtctgacgaagaagaagaagaagagtataaaGAGGAAAATTCTGGAGTACAAGTTAAAGTAATTACCAAGAACAGAGGTAGAGGTAAGTATAGATGTGAAACATGTAACAAAAATTTTCGATCTTATCAAGCATTAGGAGGACACAGAGCAAGTCATAAGAAGATTAAAGTTTCAAATTATAATAATGAAGTGGTGGAAAATGTAGGAGTTATTGAAGAGAAAATACATGAATGTCCTATTTGTTACAGAGTTTTTTCATCAGGACAAGCTTTAGGTGGACATAAGAGATCACATGTTATTGGTGTTTCAACAGCAGCAGCAAATATTAGTGTTCCTGTTTTTATTCCAACTGCTGCAAAATTAGAATTTTCAAGAAATGGTGGAAGTTTAATAGATCTTAATCTTCCTCCTCCAATGGAAGAATTAGATGATGAGATTATTAGTCAAGTTGAGGTTTCTGCAGTTTCTGATGATGCTGAATTTGTCAACCCTATTAAGCACTGA